ATCGTCCCTAGCGACTGTCCAGCCGTTTCCAATGTGTGAATCTATCGTCCGTGAGATCCGTTCAATCTCAAACAGGACATGCTTTGCCTTGCCTCAGCTCACACCTACCCCGTGGGCCCCATCCTTTTACAAAAACAGAACACCTAAGCAGCCTAAGTATAAAGAGGTGGCGGGTGGGCACAGGTGTGGGTGACGCCTGTGAtccctcccagctactcagaaggtggagaaaTGATTatcacagttcgaaaccagccggagcaggaaaacccatacaactcttttctcccaactaaccaccaaaataatTGTTTGAAGGCCTAAGTGGGACGTGCATTACGTAGTAGAGCCCTAAGcttaagctccaggacaggcacacttAGCAGGCAAATACGGTGAGAAAGCGCAGACGGCTTGTGCACCCGAATGCTCCTCCTGTGCAACgcatctcctctctctccttagtGGTTCGAGGACCCAGGACGCCACCCGCCCTTCCTCACGGCCCGGGACGATCGATGTGACCCCCCAGCCCCGGCTTCTCATCTCATCACCCAGGGCCTTCCGGCTTCACCCCGTCCTCGAGTACGGCCGCGCTCACACCCAAACACCGGCCGGCACCGCGCGCGGGGCCCGTGGGAAGCCTTCCCGGAGGCCGGCCCTGCGCCCCAGGAGCTCTCCCGAGCCCCCGACCCCGCGCCCCGAGTTACTCTCGAGCCTAACTCCGGCGCCCTCCACGCCCCACACCCTTCCTCCAGCCGGCAGGGCAGGGCCTCCCGCGCGCGCCCCGgaccccgcgccccgcggccgcgccgccccgccccgcctcgcccTCCAGCTCCCGCCGGCCCGGGCGAGCCCCCGCGGGCCTCCCCCGCTCGCCCCggaccccgcgccgccccgccctccAGGTCCCGCCGGCCCGGGCAGAGCCCCCGCGGGCCTCCCCCGCTCGCCCCGGACCCCGTGCCCCGCGGCCGCGCCGCCACGCCCTCCAGCTCCCACCTAGCCCCGGCAGAGCCCCCGCGGGCCTCCCCCGCGCGCTCCTCggaccccgcgccccgccccaccctccaGGTCCCGCCGGCCCCGGCcgagcccccgcgccccgccccgccctccagcTCCCGCCGGCCCCGGCCGAGCCCCCGCGGGCCTGCCCCCCGCGCTCCTCggaccccgcgccccgccccgccctccagcTCCCGCCGGCCCCGGCCGAGCCCCCGCGGGCCCTCACCGAGCAGCAGCAGCTTCACTTCCTTGGCCGCTTTCTCCCCGTCCTCCCGCAAGTTGCGGTCGATCATCTTGCTCCGCTCCACCGCCGCCTTGTCCTCGGCGCTTAACGTGCAGCCCATGGCGGCGGCCGGAGAGGGAACCGGGCCCGGCCTCGCtcactcgctcgctcgctcgctcgcggcCACTCCGGGGGGCAGACGGCGGCCGGGCGGGTCGGGACGGCGTCTGCGGCGGGGCGATGGCCTCCTCCGTCAGCTCCCCGAGCACCCGGAGGAACCGGATATCCGGCGGCCGCGACACTTCCGGCAACGCCCTCCTCGGGGAGAGGAGGCCGGCCCGAAACCGGAAGTGCCCCGGAGGGGCGTGAGGGCCGCGCGGCTCCCGGCGGCTGTGCCCGCCCCGGCCTCGCTCCCGTACCCTCTGCCTTCCGGCCGGGAGGGGCCCGGCGCCTCCCGCTCGAGCTGCCCGGCCGGGGCGGGATGTGAAAGGAGAGCGCGGAGGCCGGGAAGCCCCTCTCGCCCCCGGCggtggaactcagggccgggtCCCCGGGTAAACCGACCTTCCGACCGGGGGTGGGAACGAGTGGGGCGGGGCCCGCCGCCCCGAGCTCTGGAAGCAGACGTGGGTTTTCCGTGCGCCGTCGACTTGCCGGGTTCCCCTGCTGACCGAGGGCCGCTCCAAGCACTAGCAGATAGTCCAACCCCAAAGGTGAAGCGTCCGTCGCCGCGAGGCCCGTGCTACCGCCCTCCAGTGTGAGTAAACCGAGCCCTGTTCCATCGGGGGCCCGAGACCACCCCAGCCTCACACCCAGAAGCAAACTGCTGCCTGCTCTGGCCCTCCTACTGAAGTGTCCTGCTGCAGTAACCACACAGAAAGGGAAGCTGGTAAAACTTGCCTCTCGGCCCTCGAGTGGCCTGAAAAATGGACAAATCCCCTCCCCAAAGCTCCATTCTGATGCCTTCTCGACTGAGAACCTTGGCTACTACTGTGACCGCGGTCCTAAATCAGCCCTACAGCCAAATAGCCCCACATTTACTCTCACCGTACATTCTAGGAGAGGGGATTCTTACTTTTTTGAAACCCTAAAGTAGTTCCctgtaattaaaaattatttccctaATAGAATCTAAACTTAGAAGAAGGTCCCATCAGAAAGGTCTATATAGTGGTGATTCATTAATTAGAAGCGTTTAATTAAAAGTTCAGTTTAACCATCTTAAATAGCCTCGCCCATCATTTTATTACTGTCACTTATTTCAAGTTGGAAACATCTCTAACTCATTTCCAAATGACTGTTAAAATGAAAGCAGTTGCTTTTTACATTATCAGTATTTCTAGGGAAATAGGCAAGAGGAAACCCAGTAGTTATTGAGGAACTTTTTGCTGGATATGCCTAGGTGCTTTCAGGTCTCAtcacttttaatgttttttttttttttttttttttttttttggccagtcctgggccttggactcagggcctgagcactgtccctggcttctttttgctcaaggctagcactctgccacttgagccacagcgccacttctggtcgttttctatatatgtggcactggggaatcgaacccagagcttcatgtgtaggaggcaagtactcttgccactaggccatattcccagccccatcactttTAATCTTTACAACAACATTGTGAGATAGGTAATATCGATCCCcatttttacagataaggaaatagGTTCAGAACAATTAAGCAGCTTTCTCAAGTTTGCACAGTAAGTAGATCTAACTCTAAAAGCCTCCCCTTCTTATAACATGCTTCTAGAAGATACTGCTTGGGAACACCTAACATAGAAGGTCTAAGGTTTTCATCTAGGACGGGAGTCACCTCTATATCATCAGGAAGCAGAAAAAAGCAACTGACAGGATGCTTGCCTTACCCTGTTGATTCTGCAGTATATTGGGAGGTCAGCTTTCAGACCTACAGCGTACATACTGAACTTTGCCAACACATCCTGCTGACTAGAAAACTATAAGGAGGCCAAAGCAGAACATTACTGGGAAAGTTCTCAGTGTAATAAAGGAGAAAGTTTCTTTGCTTCACAATCCATTTCTACAGGGAAAAATGAATGACAAATGAATCCATGTATGTCTAACTCTAGTAAATGTCAGTGAGATTTCAGTGTCAGGTAATTTTATCCTGAAACAGAGACATTCTTGCACCGAACTTCCTTCGTCATTGAATGTCAAGGAGGAGTTCATGTCTAAGGGAAAGCAAAATGACTGGCAGCAGTGTTCAATGTTGAACGGCTGCCTCTCCTCATCACCTCCGTCCATAGACTCCAGTCGTTTCCACTGGAATCACACTGCCATCTGCTGGCCGTTCCTCAAGCCTGCCAGTTGACAAGTGGTATTTATTTGAAAGgttctccttcccccaccccattaaaattttttttaaaaaaagattccttGGTAGGAGTTTGTCTTAAAAGGgaggacagaaaggaaaacatgttTTTGAGTCACAAAGGACTCTTGTAGTATTTACTGTCTAAGGGATTTCAGCAGTATCATATGCATTCGACTAGAATAATAGCCAAGTGACAGGAAAGCAAAACCTGGACTCTTTCCTAGCTCTAAAAGGGAAAAACTGTATTTGCCCAGTTTTacttaataattttttctttactatAGTACAGTCTGCAGGAATGTGTACATAGTACTGCAATAAACTCGTGGATGTTAGAACCCTAGATACATCCTCTACTATATTTCTCAAGTACATTCTCTAGGACTTTGCCAGATCTAAATGCTCTATAAAAATacaaagtgtttgataaaattagAGTATGAACTCCTTGAAGGCAGTGACCACACAACCTCCCTGTGCATCCCTCGGAATAGTGAGCACTCATATATTTAAGCACTGAATGGAACTGAAGGACTCAATGTTGGTATCAGTAtaactttttataaaaaaattatttattggctGATCAAAGGGTAAAGTGCACCACTCCCCCATTCCATTTCCCCCCTTTGATGCGCATTGAGCCAGACATTGGTTCCAATATAGACAGCACCATCCTCTGTCTCTATCTTGAGCCTTTAATGTTACCCGATTCAACGCCTTTAATGTTACCCAATTCAACCGAGGGAAAGGAGATAGATGGTCAGATGGGCATCCTACCCAGTTTGCAATTATTCCCTCTCCATTGGAAATACCACCAACAATACCAAGCAGCACAGTTCCTACAGTCTCAATTAGTAAACAGCTGATCCCAACTCCTGTGCCCTGTCTTCAACCCAGGGCTGGAGGTAGGAGAAAGATTTAGGTCTTTGTCACAGAAGCTGATTCTGAGAGCAGTGAAATGAGAATGGGGAGGTATTTAATGGACTatggacccccccaccccctcccttcccttgccCGACCTTAGTCTCTTGTACCCGATTGTCCAGGGGGCTGAAGGTGGGTCACTGCTGTGAGGAGAGAGATCAGGGAGGCCAGTCCTGGAAAGAAAAGATTTGCCATATTACTTTTCAGGGTTAATTACCCGGTCTCCCTTCCTGCCACCTTCCCAGCTTACATGTTAACTTCTAGCCTCATCTGTCTGACTCCCAAAAGCCACATTGTCTTatgcttgtctttgctgagaTCACATCCTGTGCTTGATCTCCTACATACTGATAACTGAAGAGTGGGAGACAGCAAGCTGTAGTCAGCTTTCTTGTTTTCTAATCCACGCACCCAAattgctctttcttccttcttctgggCAAACCCAGGAAAAGAGCACATCCAGAAAGTCCTTTCACTAGAAGGAAGTTTCAACTAGAACACTAGAAAAATGTCTGTTACCTCAGATGTAATTATTTGGCtgcagttttgttctttttaaacctAATAATAAAACAAGAAGTCATGAGTTATTTTCTTACCTTGCTTGGGTGCAAATACTTCCCTGGAcaattacatgaaaaataaaaatattctcagaGATCCCCAGAATAATTGCTGCCTCAATCTTTCAACTTCCACCCTTAGAAACTTCCCCTGTTGTCTTGGATATGAAAAGTTCACTGATTGAGCCATTCCCCCTCACCTTTATGACCCTTTTCTCTCATCACCGTCTCACCATACCCAGGTTCCCTCCCCCAGTAGTCAAAGATCACAGCCAAGTCCAAGGCTTTTGCCACTTGTCCATCCTGTTGGTTCTGGTTCTGACCCAGGAAACACTAAACAAAATCTGTGTATGGAGACCCCCGCCAGCTAGAAAAAGGTGGTCCCATAGGGGCAGTCCTTGTGAACATGACCAGTCCCCATCCCTAACTCCCTCCAAGTATCCAGTGGCCCATCATGACTCCAGTCGAGGTGAGGGGTCAGGACGGAGGAAGCTGTCTGACATTATGATGTCACTGGTGAGTTGCTGCTCCAGGAACTCGGAGGTCTCTTCAGCTATTTGTCCTGGGATCCGAAAGTCTACAGCAGGAGGTTCCTGTTTGGGACTGGGTAGGGGTCGGGAAACCCAGTTCTCTGCTGGACAGCCAGTCCCTTGGAGGAACTGTAGGAAGTTCTCCTCGATTGAGCCCTCCCGGCTTGGTAGCCTCAGCTCCTCCTCTGGAGCTGGCTTGAAGAAGCAGACAAACTGCTTGCTAAGCTCCCCCCGGATCTGCCGGTTGAGACAACCATAGAAGAAAGGGTTGGAAGTGAAGCAAAAGTAGCCAATCCAAGTCACCACACTCTCCACCTGTCCAGTCGAGATGGGCTGAGGGCTCAGAGCAACATAGAGATGGAAAGAGAAGTAGGGCAACCAACAGAGCAGAAACTGCCCTCCCACGGCCAGGAGAACCACAgctgctttccctcccccaaatGTCCGGTGTGGGGTGGTCTGGGGAGCCCCGGAGCTGGTGACCATAGTGGAGCGGCTACTGAGAGACTCGGAGCGTTGCCGGGGCGTCTCCATCCACGTGGGCAGTGGCCCGTGTTGCATCGCGGCCACGCGAGCCACTCGGAACATACTGCAGTAGACCACGAGGATGAGGAGCAGGGGCAGCAGGAAGTAAAGGACAGCgaagaccaccacaaaaagctggcagtaggcACTGTGGCTCCATTGGAGTGAACAGCCCGGGGGGACACTGGGAGCGCCCCCCTCCCAGGAGACCCTTCCCAGCACCGGCACGGAAGCCATAGCCAGGGCCTTCACCCACACGCCCACCAGCACCGAGGCCACCAGCCCCAGAGTCATGCGCACCTCATAGCGCATGGGGTGGACCACGTAATAGTAGCGCTCTACATTGATGGCCGACACAGAGAGAATGGCCAGGCTGACAAAGCACACACTCAGGAACAAGTAGAGGCGGCAGGCCACCTCCCCAAAGAGGGCATGGTCAAAGAGGGCAGAGCTGGAGAGCATAGCCAGGGGCATGAGGGTCAGGGCGGCCAGCAGATCGACCAGGCAGAGGTGGAAGACGAAGACAAATTTTCGGAGGGCAGGTGTCTTGGCAATGACGGCCATCACAGCGGCGTTGCCAGCCACCGCCGTCAGGTCCAGCAGAAGCATGAAGAAGAGGGCCACAGATTCCGAAGCTATGTCCCGCAGCCCCACCTCTGGGACCCCGCTGGCAGTAGAGGGACCTGGGGTTTGAGGgaccctccccaaaacagaagAATTCCCTGAAGACTGGGGAATGGGTGAGGACTCCATGGGGCCGAAAGAGGACACCCAGGGTTCCTCCTGTCACAGCCCCATTCCCCATCCTAGGCCACAACCCTGGGATGgtgagcccaggcccaggcttcCCAACTTCCAAGGTAGGTAGGTAGGGGGCCTCCTGCCGGAGTCTCCTGGGCCGGCTCTTTTCACCAGCTCTGAGGCTGGACTCCTCGGTAGGCAGCCCAGCCAGGCAGCGTGGGCTCAGGAGCTTATATCACCTTTCTGGCAGGAGATGGTCATTGGGTCAACTCTGGTGACTGGAAAGAAGCAGGCGACATGTGAGACTCGTCACTCAACAGCGCTTCATTTTCTGAGTGGCTTCCGGCACCTCTTTTTCCActtctttccctctgttctcCATACCCTTCCCTTGGAAAGCCGTTATCCAGGGATTCTAAAGTGTCTGTCTCCTTTCCCCAGGGTCCTGCTgaacccaaggacagtgcctcTGTTTTAGGCTTGCTTGTGTGGATTTTCTGACTTCTGGTTTCCTCTGAATGGGGAGGAAAAGGAACACAAGATGCAGCTTCCAGTTCCAGGTCTGGTCATTACTGTCTCTGTGACTCTCTTGGACTCCAGTTTCCTCATAAAggcatctgtaaaatgaaggaaATAGTATACACTTCACAACCATGTTTGCAAAGCCCAGTGTGAGGGTACTCATCATAAGAAGTAATGTttaggatctgtggctcaagagctataGTGCCACCAGTGAGCAGGACAGTTAAGGGACAGcatcaagaccttgagttcaagcccccaccctggaaccaaaaagaaaaagaaagaagaaagggaaaaggagtgggggagggctgggtgctggtggctcatacctatgatcctagctatgtAAGAGGTGGAAATCTGAAGACCAcaatttgaatccagcccaggcaggaaagtccaaaagccTCTTATCCTCAGTTGACCAtcacaaaagccaaaaatagagctgtggcttgagtggcagagcactagccttgagcaaaacagctcaggaacatcacccaggccttgagttcaagcccaaggactggcacaaaaacaaaaagtgatatTTACCTAGGGATTTCTACTTTCAAGGCCATGTTCCAAGCACTAAGAAGTATACTAGCCAGCTTAATCCTCCTACAACCCTGAGGTAGATAGGATTTTTAATCTCCATTTTCCAGAGATAAGCCTGAGGCCCAGAGATGTTAAGGAACTTACCTCAAATCACACAGTTAGCAAGTAGCAAGTTCTGGTACCTACCCAAGCAGTACAACCCCAGGGCTAGTTCTCTTGCCCATTGTGCCAAGCTATGCACTAAGGTGCCCTTGCCATAGGCTGGAATATGGCAGACTTCCAGCAAACCTTTACTGAATGTAAACTGTTTATCTCTCAGTACTTAGGGCTGTCACCTGAGAGGTACGCAAAGCTGCTActtttagtggggggggggggggaggccggcacccaggggtttgaactcagaccctcatatcttgcttagctcttttgctcaaggcggtactctgccacttgaggcacaactccatttctggctttttgctattaattggagaagagaatctcttggatttatctgctcaggctggcttcaaacctggatctttCGATCTCTacttgagtagtaaggattatagaTGTGGCTGTAGTGCCTGGCCGGAGTTGCCACTTTGAGAGGGCTCAGAAGGGGCAGTGAAAATAGAATGACCCTACTAGAAGGGAACGGGAAGGCCAGCTTATGGTTTCCTGTGCCCTCCAAACCCAAAAAGCATAAATAACTTCAAAGTGCCTTTTCCCACCTGTTCTAGGTTCTTAAGACTGTTGTggttgagcactggtggctcatgcctgtaaccctagctacttaggaggctgagatatgaggatcatggttcaaagccaacctgggtgggaaagcctgtgagtctcttatctccaattaacaagcaagtctattatctccaatgaacaagcaaaaagccagacgtggagctgttggctcaagtggtagagcactggccttgagcaaaaaagctaagggacagtgcccaggccttgaaagACTATTGTGTTCCTCCTGGTAGGAGAGGAGCTGCTCTTAACCTACCACTCCCAGCTTCCCAGCTCTCTGGTTGTTGGAGTTGAGCCTTTGAGGGTCCCCGCTCCAGAGCCCTTTTGGTTCTGGGTGTGtaggagagaggggcagagggggcggggcagtgggC
This Perognathus longimembris pacificus isolate PPM17 chromosome 15, ASM2315922v1, whole genome shotgun sequence DNA region includes the following protein-coding sequences:
- the Gpr61 gene encoding G-protein coupled receptor 61; its protein translation is MESSPIPQSSGNSSVLGRVPQTPGPSTASGVPEVGLRDIASESVALFFMLLLDLTAVAGNAAVMAVIAKTPALRKFVFVFHLCLVDLLAALTLMPLAMLSSSALFDHALFGEVACRLYLFLSVCFVSLAILSVSAINVERYYYVVHPMRYEVRMTLGLVASVLVGVWVKALAMASVPVLGRVSWEGGAPSVPPGCSLQWSHSAYCQLFVVVFAVLYFLLPLLLILVVYCSMFRVARVAAMQHGPLPTWMETPRQRSESLSSRSTMVTSSGAPQTTPHRTFGGGKAAVVLLAVGGQFLLCWLPYFSFHLYVALSPQPISTGQVESVVTWIGYFCFTSNPFFYGCLNRQIRGELSKQFVCFFKPAPEEELRLPSREGSIEENFLQFLQGTGCPAENWVSRPLPSPKQEPPAVDFRIPGQIAEETSEFLEQQLTSDIIMSDSFLRPDPSPRLES